A stretch of the Luteimonas sp. JM171 genome encodes the following:
- a CDS encoding DNA topoisomerase I — protein sequence MAKNLLIVESPAKAKTINKYLGKDFQVLASYGHVRDLVPKEGAVDPEHGFRMRYDLIDKNEKHVEAIAKAAAKADGIYLATDPDREGEAISWHIVEILRERGLLEDKDLHRVVFTEITPRAIKEAMANPRQIAGPLVDAQQARRALDYLVGFNLSPVLWRKVQRGLSAGRVQSPALRMIVEREEEIEAFKSREYWSIAAQLAHPAQPFAAKLVRLDGEKFEQFTITDGETAEAARQRITSAAGGALHVTDVTSKERKRRPAPPFTTSTLQQEASRKLGFTTSRTMRVAQKLYEGVSLGEEGTVGLITYMRTDSVSLSADALSEIRDVIARDFGTASVPDKPNFYKTKSKNAQEAHEAIRPSSALRTPAQVARYLDDDGRRLYELIWKRTVACQMVPATLNTVSVDLAAGSDHGFRASGTTVVFPGFLAVYEEGKDTKGADDDDEGRKLPVMKPGDKVPLERVDANQHFTEPPPRYSEASLVKALEEYGIGRPSTYASIIQTLQYRKYVELESRRFRPTDVGRAVSKFLSSHFTRYVDYDFTARLEDELDAVSRGEQDWVPLMEQFWGPFKELVDDKIESVDRSQATGARELGTDPKTGKPVSVRLGRYGPYAAIGSTAEDAEEKPKFASLRPGQSMHTITLEEALELFLLPRVLGEDKGEEVSAGIGRFGPFVKRGTTYASLKKEDDPHTVTLERAVELIEEKEEIARNRIIKEFEGSDIQVLNGRYGPYISDGRLNGKIPRDREPASLTLEEVTRLLEETGKPARRGFGKKAAKKVARKVAKKATKKAAKKVAKKAAGKGAKKTAKKATKKAAAKRASSRPLSGDREEARPLATPAEVVPGRKRVVKKSAPDDAPW from the coding sequence GCGGTGGATCCGGAGCACGGCTTCCGGATGCGCTACGACCTGATCGACAAGAACGAGAAGCACGTGGAGGCGATCGCCAAGGCCGCCGCCAAGGCCGACGGCATCTACCTGGCCACCGACCCGGACCGCGAGGGCGAGGCGATCAGCTGGCACATCGTGGAGATCCTGCGCGAGCGCGGCCTGCTCGAGGACAAGGACCTGCACCGGGTGGTGTTCACCGAGATCACCCCGCGTGCCATCAAGGAGGCGATGGCCAACCCGCGCCAGATCGCCGGCCCGCTGGTCGATGCCCAGCAGGCGCGCCGGGCGCTGGACTACCTGGTGGGCTTCAACCTATCGCCGGTGCTGTGGCGCAAGGTCCAGCGCGGGCTTTCGGCCGGGCGCGTGCAGTCGCCGGCGCTGCGCATGATCGTCGAGCGCGAAGAGGAGATCGAGGCCTTCAAGAGCCGCGAGTACTGGTCGATCGCCGCCCAGCTCGCCCATCCCGCGCAGCCGTTCGCCGCCAAGCTGGTGCGCCTGGACGGGGAGAAGTTCGAGCAGTTCACCATCACCGATGGCGAAACCGCCGAGGCCGCCCGCCAGCGCATCACGTCGGCCGCCGGCGGCGCGCTCCACGTCACCGACGTCACCAGCAAGGAGCGCAAGCGCCGCCCGGCGCCGCCCTTCACCACCTCGACCCTGCAGCAGGAGGCCTCGCGCAAGCTCGGCTTCACCACCAGCCGCACCATGCGGGTGGCGCAGAAGCTCTACGAGGGCGTGTCGCTGGGCGAGGAGGGCACGGTGGGCCTGATCACCTACATGCGTACCGACTCGGTGAGCCTGTCGGCCGATGCGCTCAGCGAGATCCGCGACGTGATCGCGCGCGACTTCGGCACCGCTTCGGTGCCCGACAAGCCGAACTTCTACAAGACCAAGTCCAAGAACGCCCAGGAAGCCCACGAGGCGATCCGGCCCAGTTCCGCCCTGCGCACCCCGGCCCAGGTGGCGCGCTACCTGGATGACGACGGCCGCCGCCTGTACGAGCTGATCTGGAAGCGCACCGTGGCCTGCCAGATGGTGCCGGCCACCCTCAACACGGTCTCGGTGGACCTGGCCGCCGGCAGCGACCACGGATTCCGCGCCAGCGGCACCACGGTGGTCTTCCCGGGCTTCCTGGCGGTGTACGAGGAGGGCAAGGACACCAAGGGCGCCGATGACGACGACGAAGGCCGCAAGCTGCCGGTGATGAAGCCCGGCGACAAGGTGCCTCTGGAGCGCGTGGACGCCAACCAGCACTTCACCGAGCCGCCCCCGCGCTATTCGGAGGCCTCGCTGGTGAAGGCGCTGGAGGAATACGGCATCGGCCGCCCTTCCACCTACGCCTCGATCATCCAGACCCTGCAGTACCGCAAGTACGTGGAGCTGGAGAGCCGCCGCTTCCGCCCCACGGACGTCGGGCGGGCGGTGTCCAAGTTCCTGTCCAGCCACTTCACCCGCTACGTGGATTACGACTTCACCGCCAGGCTGGAGGACGAGCTGGACGCGGTCAGCCGCGGCGAGCAGGACTGGGTGCCGCTCATGGAGCAGTTCTGGGGGCCGTTCAAGGAGCTGGTGGACGACAAGATCGAATCCGTCGACCGCAGCCAGGCCACCGGCGCTCGCGAGCTGGGGACCGATCCCAAGACCGGCAAGCCGGTGAGCGTGCGGCTGGGCCGCTACGGGCCGTACGCCGCGATTGGCAGCACTGCCGAAGACGCCGAGGAGAAGCCGAAGTTCGCTTCCCTGCGCCCCGGCCAGTCCATGCACACCATCACCCTGGAGGAGGCGCTGGAGCTGTTCCTGCTGCCGCGGGTGCTGGGCGAGGACAAGGGTGAGGAGGTCAGCGCCGGGATCGGCCGCTTCGGCCCCTTCGTCAAGCGTGGCACCACCTACGCCTCCCTCAAGAAGGAGGACGATCCGCATACCGTGACCCTGGAGCGGGCGGTGGAGCTGATCGAGGAAAAGGAAGAGATTGCCCGCAACCGCATCATCAAGGAATTCGAAGGCAGCGATATCCAGGTCCTCAACGGCCGCTATGGCCCGTACATCTCCGACGGCCGGCTCAACGGCAAGATCCCCAGGGACCGCGAGCCGGCTTCGCTCACCCTGGAAGAGGTGACCCGGCTGCTGGAGGAAACCGGCAAGCCCGCGCGGCGCGGTTTCGGCAAGAAGGCGGCGAAGAAGGTTGCCAGGAAGGTCGCGAAGAAGGCGACGAAGAAGGCCGCCAAGAAGGTTGCGAAAAAGGCCGCCGGCAAGGGGGCGAAGAAGACTGCAAAGAAGGCCACCAAAAAGGCCGCCGCCAAGCGCGCCAGCAGCCGGCCGCTGTCCGGCGACCGGGAAGAGGCACGCCCCCTGGCCACTCCCGCCGAGGTCGTGCCCGGCCGCAAGCGGGTGGTGAAGAAGTCGGCCCCCGACGACGCGCCCTGGTAG
- a CDS encoding Sua5/YciO/YrdC/YwlC family protein, with protein MGARPRDNADAAADALRGGGIVAHPTEAVWGLACDPANERATLRLLALKRRPVDKGLILLAASVAQLDGLVDWGALPPERADEIRRSWPGPNSWVMPATATVPPWIRGVHAGVAVRVTAHAPAAALCRAFGGPVVSTSANRAGAPPPRELEGFDPAVLDGVDSVLEGETGSLARPTTIRDALTGAVLR; from the coding sequence GTGGGCGCAAGGCCTCGTGACAATGCTGATGCCGCCGCCGACGCCTTGCGCGGCGGTGGCATCGTGGCCCATCCCACCGAGGCGGTGTGGGGCCTGGCCTGCGATCCCGCCAACGAGCGGGCGACCCTGCGCCTGCTCGCGCTCAAGCGCCGGCCCGTCGACAAGGGCCTGATCCTGCTGGCGGCCTCGGTCGCGCAGCTCGATGGGCTGGTTGACTGGGGGGCCCTGCCGCCAGAACGCGCGGATGAAATCAGGCGCAGCTGGCCGGGGCCCAACAGCTGGGTCATGCCTGCCACCGCGACCGTCCCGCCGTGGATCCGCGGGGTCCATGCGGGCGTCGCGGTGCGGGTCACCGCGCATGCACCGGCCGCGGCGCTGTGCCGGGCTTTCGGCGGGCCCGTCGTGTCCACCAGCGCCAACAGAGCCGGCGCGCCGCCCCCGCGCGAGCTGGAGGGGTTCGACCCGGCGGTGCTGGATGGGGTCGATTCGGTGCTGGAGGGGGAAACCGGATCGCTTGCGCGGCCAACCACGATCCGCGACGCCCTGACCGGCGCCGTGCTGCGCTGA
- a CDS encoding DUF4124 domain-containing protein: MRMLLPLLVLVAAAGTVPPAAADDVTLYRCTDAAGRVAIQDFPCADGEDQQARTIPRPQDPPPRPEGPATPAPAPAAPPPATAEVVVRAPPRPMFECTTPGGETYLSDSGDGNPRPAPVWYPVAPWTPPGVAPGPRPVTSRRESGIASPGMSTSPGARLTTPPQQRQAPPPPARRGHRGHRHPGFGHAYGGGLIRDQCHRLPQARTCSVLTDRRTEIRRRMFNAQPTERAELREEERDITARLNEDCDIR, encoded by the coding sequence ATGCGCATGCTGCTGCCGCTGCTGGTCCTTGTCGCCGCGGCCGGTACGGTGCCTCCGGCCGCAGCCGACGACGTCACCCTGTATCGCTGCACGGACGCCGCAGGGCGCGTGGCGATCCAGGATTTCCCCTGCGCCGACGGGGAGGACCAGCAGGCGCGGACGATACCCAGGCCCCAGGACCCGCCGCCGCGCCCGGAGGGCCCCGCAACCCCCGCCCCCGCGCCGGCTGCGCCACCTCCGGCGACCGCGGAAGTGGTTGTCCGCGCCCCGCCCCGACCCATGTTCGAGTGCACCACACCGGGCGGTGAGACCTACCTCAGCGACAGCGGGGACGGCAATCCGCGGCCCGCGCCGGTCTGGTATCCCGTCGCGCCGTGGACCCCGCCTGGCGTCGCGCCCGGCCCGCGCCCGGTCACCAGCCGCCGGGAATCGGGGATCGCATCGCCGGGCATGAGCACGTCCCCCGGGGCGCGCCTGACCACCCCGCCCCAGCAGCGGCAGGCGCCCCCGCCTCCTGCGCGGCGCGGGCACCGCGGCCACCGCCATCCGGGGTTCGGCCACGCGTACGGCGGCGGCCTCATCCGCGACCAGTGCCACCGCCTGCCGCAGGCACGCACCTGCAGCGTGCTGACGGACCGGCGCACGGAGATCCGGCGGCGCATGTTCAACGCACAGCCCACCGAGCGCGCCGAGCTGCGGGAGGAAGAACGGGACATCACTGCCCGGTTGAACGAGGACTGTGACATCCGATGA